The Nonlabens spongiae genome contains a region encoding:
- the ftsY gene encoding signal recognition particle-docking protein FtsY encodes MSFFKKIFNKEKKETLDKGLEKSKSSFFDKLGKAVAGKDKVDDDVLDDLEDVLVSSDVGVATTIKIIDRIEERVARDKYLGTSELNKILREEIAGLMSEVNHGNATDFTIPETEGPYVIMVVGVNGVGKTTTIGKLAHQFKQKGKKVVLGAGDTFRAAAVDQLDIWAKRVGVDIVKQAMGSDPASVAFDTLQSAVAHNADVVLLDTAGRLHNKVNLMNELGKIKRVMQKVLPDAPHDVMLVLDGSTGQNAFEQAKQFTAVTDVSSLAITKLDGTAKGGVVIGISDQFQIPVRYIGVGEGMDDLQVFNKVEFVDSFFNRV; translated from the coding sequence ATGAGTTTTTTTAAGAAGATATTCAATAAAGAAAAGAAAGAGACCCTAGACAAAGGCTTAGAAAAGTCTAAATCTTCTTTTTTTGACAAGTTAGGAAAAGCCGTCGCCGGTAAGGATAAAGTAGATGATGACGTTCTGGATGACTTAGAAGACGTGTTGGTTTCCAGCGATGTAGGTGTAGCCACAACTATTAAAATCATTGATCGTATTGAGGAGCGTGTAGCTCGAGATAAGTATCTAGGTACTTCTGAACTCAATAAAATCCTTCGTGAGGAAATTGCCGGATTGATGAGTGAAGTCAATCATGGAAACGCCACAGATTTCACCATTCCCGAAACTGAAGGTCCTTATGTAATTATGGTCGTAGGGGTTAATGGGGTAGGCAAAACAACCACGATCGGTAAACTCGCACATCAATTCAAACAAAAAGGTAAAAAAGTCGTTCTCGGAGCTGGAGATACATTCCGTGCTGCTGCTGTAGACCAGTTGGACATTTGGGCGAAAAGAGTAGGGGTAGATATTGTCAAACAAGCTATGGGAAGTGATCCTGCGAGTGTTGCCTTTGACACGCTTCAAAGCGCGGTAGCCCATAATGCTGATGTGGTTCTTCTCGATACTGCTGGAAGATTGCATAACAAGGTTAACCTAATGAATGAGTTGGGTAAAATTAAACGAGTGATGCAAAAGGTACTACCAGATGCGCCTCACGATGTGATGTTGGTCCTCGATGGCTCCACTGGACAGAACGCTTTTGAGCAGGCCAAACAATTTACCGCAGTTACAGACGTGAGTAGCCTAGCGATTACTAAACTTGATGGCACAGCAAAAGGTGGCGTCGTGATAGGTATTTCAGACCAGTTTCAAATTCCCGTGCGCTATATAGGTGTAGGAGAGGGGATGGATGATCTACAGGTTTTCAATAAAGTTGAGTTTGTGGACAGTTTCTTCAATAGGGTCTAG